The following nucleotide sequence is from Anopheles stephensi strain Indian chromosome 3, UCI_ANSTEP_V1.0, whole genome shotgun sequence.
CTTACCATAAGCTTGAGATGGAAAATCAAGTTATCTTCACAAAatataacacacacacttcacaaatataatATATTCAAATTAGACAACGGATTTCAGTTTAATGAAATCGCGAATGGATATTTTATTCCGTTAGAGTAATCGATTTATGAATAATAATAAGTCCAAAGAAAATCCTCATAATCACATTTTCAGAGACTAGAGCACCACAAAGGTTGTGAAATGTGCTGTGAAACGTTAATTTTAATCACGACTGCATTCTTCCTTCAGAGCCCAAATTTATGATTTGTCTATTCTAGCGAATATTAGTTTAAAATAAGTAATTGTAAAATAGAACTTAGTTACTTATCAGGCTCAACTAACGCCTCTAGGATCTTAGAGATGCTGCAGAAGATCTCTTTACCACTCACATACAAGCGCCATCGTCTTTCAATGTATGACAGGCCCTACAATCTATAAGGACGATCGTTGTGTAAGAACTATACGAGCTTCGTCgtctggtgccattctcatgacatgatcaaccCCTTGTGATCTGATTTACTGCACAATAGTCACGTACAGCTCATAGAACTTTTCTCCACTAGAAGAGAAGATGTTgggaggaaacttctccacctCAAAATACTTGTCCTGATGGTCGAAGCTGTCCAGAACTGGCGAAACCCTCTAAGCCGCGTTCGGGAGGAAGATGTTCAGAAAGATGTTTGGCCCATGTATGAGAAAGGACAATGGAGAAGCCATAACAGCGAGAAGCTCTAGATGATCTCACTATTAGAATCACTAGATTTCGGAAGGCTGCTCATGTCATGCCATTCTCAGACACCGGACGAGAAGTCCTTTTAAGCCGACCATATGGATAGAGGAGATGTGGTAGgctcaaattgagatggagtcaTGGCGTTGATGCCTCGACCAGAAAGGCCGGaataatggaggcgcctggtaagTAAGCTCATAGAACTCGTCGTTATAGCAGCTTCTTCATTGTTCTTCCACACAAACGGGGACCAAAACTCTATTTggacaccttttttttcaaaagagCTAAGAGGAACTCGTCAGATTTTTACAAATTTCAAATGTCCCCTGGCTTCACTATTACACAGGAGAGTCTTTAGCCAAGAATGCCTTTGTATACTATACCAGCGTATACCAGGATCTGAATGGACTtgtcttcttctacttccttCGCTCTACAACCTCCACTGGCCTTGGCCTGctttttctggctttctgtgacttgttttCCCCGTAGTCGGTCCTGCGCACGGGAAGGTGGTCTGGATTGGATtcgaaccccgatcctgccatgtgaagaccgacgcgcCTCGGCCACCTGACCGCCCCTTTTTGACTTACGGTAGACGGTATTGGTTTGACTTATAGTAGGtgataattgatttaaaattgttaattgAAGGATTTCCAAATCTACATATCGTTCGGCGAACTGTTCTgacaatttaaatattatatacagataaatttaataacacAGCTCAATTGAGCTGGCTATAGTGTTAACACTAACTTTTGACACtcgaaaaatgaataaatattcCTGCAATAATATATTTGTTGTTAGTTTAGAAACCCATTCCACAAGAGAGACCCAAAGGATCAATTTTATTCATTGGCATTGACTTTATCCAAGATAATCGAACAACTTCATGAAAGCTTCATCGTTCACACAACACCCGCTGAGCAGGATTATAAATTATGAATCACGATCAGCACCCCATAAATCAAACTCACAAAAGAAAAGGACATTTCTATAGACAGTTGCTATGTGCAAAGAAAAAGTCCGATTGACTCCAAACAGTGTCCTTGTCCATTGATTACACCAGTGCCAAATCAACATCAATGATTCACTGAACAAGAAAATCACTCACGTAAGCTAAAGACAGCTCCCCCTCCAAGCCCTCCGCCCAAGTCCACCGCCCCTTACCTTGTTGCCCATGCTGTCGGTGACGAATTTCAGCTCCGATTCTTCGCCATTTAGAATGATGGATATATTCTGCTCTCCCGGCGACTCTGGAAATCGAACGTGGCGTAACGAGATACCATTAGAACCAATATGATTGAACTCTGTGGCGCAATAAAACGTCTTTTGGGCCATAGTCGTAGTGTCCTTACCTCGCGTATCGTACGCATTAATACATTCTGACGAACGGAACTGTGACAGGAGCGCTCCCTTACCGACGCCCGGTGCTCCAATCATAAAGACGCAGTACGAATCGGTTGGACCGGTCGGTGGTGTTAGGACCTCGTCCTGCACCCGCACAGGGCTAACCGGGGCCAAGCTGTTGCTTCTGGACCGTCGTCTGCGAAACGAATCGCCCCGATTCACGACGCCTGCAACAAGAAATAGAAAGCAAAAGGATAACAACCGAGTAATGGCGATTGGACGACTTTGCACAATGATCCTCGAAATCGTCGCTTGGTTTATTGGTCGGTTACGACCTGGCATTAGGGTTCGTGGGTACGCTCAAGATTGGACCACATTTCTAATGGCATCTCCGGCAGACAATTTATATGATTTAGAAAAGCGATTGGATATAAAACCTGAAGGCTATGAAACGACCATTTCCTAAGCCATATTTCTTAAATTTGAGTGTTATTTTAACTAAATGTATGGTGTATTCTATTCTTCAATCCTAATGTTTAAATTATACCAGACTATTATAGAGACCTCCAAAGCTGCCTATCAAtctaaaaattaaaacgttaaCGATTCTGAAACGCAATAAAAatccttccttttccttcaAAATCGAAATACGTTGTACGAATGGCTTCCCTATCGCCCACCCGGGTTCCCCATTTTAACTGAGGCCAAAATGAGTTAATTATTACGTTGTTAATTTTGCATCAGCACCGCTATTTTCGGCGCACTTTGAACCGTTTTTCACCCAAAAAACGGTACCTATTATTTCCGGCTTCCGGGAAAATCGCCCCGCTCAATGCTCATTACGAATGGGCGAACCACCACCGGTTACGGTTCTCGCAGATGAAAAGGTCGCCCGACCGACCGTATCGTCCGAGGGCGCGAGAACCCTTCGGCGAAATCGCACGCATCGCCAAAAGGGTGTTGTGCTCAAATGGGCACACGGTCCTGCTTGGGCCACGCCAGGTTTTCCGAAAACGGCAAATTAAACCGCCAGATTCAATCGCGAcaatcacaaacacacgcacacacacttacccTGCTTCGATGAGCTGAACGTTCTCAGTCTGATATTGTCATCGTCGTCCTGATCGTCTATCTGCAGGTGCTGTAGGTTGATCTGCGGCACGTCCAGAAAAGCGTTCGATTTCCTTGGTGTTGCTACGGGGTGGTCGGtcgaagaagaaaggaaaggaatttCAGCATTCATTAACAGCACTTTCCTGTGGTATGCTCTGTGGGAGTTCTGTGACGTGCGAGCCACAGTTCCTCGGGGGAGGATAGTAAACGCGCTACGGTTTAACAAGAGCTAATCAAACATGCAATACTTTGTATCATTACCAACCAAACGACATGTACTACGTGTACTTCACACCATACTGCTACTCAGAGGCACTACGTTTCTATTCATGCAACACACTAATCTTAAGCGCTTTGATCTTTGCGGAGTCTGCGGAGTTCGGGCATAGCATCCTCGCAACGAACTTAAAGTTGCCCATTTCTTCCTTCGCCCATTCCCTCGAGGCCGAGCCAAACTTGACAAACTGGTGCAAATGACAAATGATGGAACGGATGGAGCCGAATAACACGCGTGAGGCCGGGGGGAAACGAAATAATCAGGCCATATCATTTACGATTACGTTCGATGTAAATGAAACCCGCACATTGACGAAAGACCGACGTTTCCCATCGTTGGATGAGTTTTTGTGCTTGCTGTTGCGCCTGGCCACTCCTTACCCGTTTCCCTCGACTGTTGCGGCCCCACACCTGGACTGGATCGATGATGTTGTAGAACTTTGAGTGAAAGCTCGCCACGTTTCGAAACACTATCTCCTAACGAGAAAACATTTCTCGCTCGGTCGGTCGATTACAAAACCAAATCCAGGACACCGATTCCGGACGTGCTACTACTACTCCCACATCGGCCACGAAACAACCTTCCTGAAGAACGCCGAGGTCCGTTCGTAAACTTACACACCCGGCACCAGCGGTCGGTGGGCGTAGTCAAAGAGTCCTGCCCGGACTGACATGAGCTGAAATTGGAATTTCTGAATTCTGTAACACCCGACGGCGGCTAGTGGAGGATGGTGGGCTGAGGCTCAAACATCACCATCAAACATCAGAGGGTGCGAAGggacaatacacacacacacacacatacagatagACATACATTATGATCGCATCACGGCACAAACCAGACAACAACTGGACTTGTGGAATTTTGCAAACCGGCGAGCAGGCAAGTTGCTGACGGTTGTGACGCTTCTGAAGAATATTTACATTCTAAGGGGCCACTCGCCCGGGTACAAATCACTAATGCCAACTGGGGAGAAATAAAAGATGAAGGAACAGGGAAGTGTGCTGGTACGTGGTGATAGAAGGACACATTGaagaaagatagagagagagagagatagacagagcaaggaaaacattttccacgGTTGGACTCTACCGAGATTCATTGGTCAACGTGTACAACGACAGGTGgataggggaaaaaaaaacacgttgGGAGTTGGTACCGACACACGACGCAAAGAACGGAGAAAGGAAAGCTATTTATAATAAGCACTTGCGCTTTCACCATACCTAACTTAATCCTTACATTTTGATGACGCCGCTCTGCAACGAAGGGAAAAGGCCAGAAATGATTCATACGTGCAGTTTTACCGACTCAAGAATATTATTCGGATTCGCTTGTTTTGCTGGGTTAACTGCTAGGGAATGCACTTCCCCTATGCATTTCCCGACCCAGACTACACCCAACTAAAGCGGTAATAAAATAATGCAATCAAACGTAAAGCTGGTCACCTGTCTAATGTGACTGTATGCTGTTAGCAACGTAAAAGGCGCTTCAACTTCAAGCCTGGTGGCGAGCACCGATCGAGGCTGAGCTTAAGTTACCTGAGTTGTGCATCGGACGCCTTTGTGATCCTCGGCGTTTCTGTGGTGGTGGGGTCTCTGAGTCATTCAGTCGCGGCTCGCTCGTGCAGTGTCCCCGCGAGTCCTGCAgtgttggcggtggtggctgtgGCTTACGGCGAACCTGTTTGAAAGTATGGATAGTATGGCGATAGTTAGGTAGAAGAAAATGGAAGTAGTTGAATATGTGCTTGAGAAAggtaattaatttataaaatttactAAATTAAGGTACAAAgtattataaaaattaaaaaaatggattAAATGATTTATGTCGCGTTGAAAGGATTCTCCAGGTTTCTTAACCGTACCTGAGCTAATTTCAAGCTTAATCTTCTAGCAattatttcttcattttattCCTTCTCTTAAGCATGACTTTTACTTCATAAATTCAGTAGTTTCcatcgttttttcttctctcaaaACTCAATTTAAAGTCTTTCTCCAAGACTGCAAGACTTGACGGTGCATGGAATTCGGTCGAAACATTTCCAAGTTccaaatttcaatttaaaagacAAAAGGCTTGCACTGTGAGCTGCACCAATGGAGAGAGTCTCTCTGGCAGCAGTTTGAATCAGAAACAAACCACTTTCGGAAGAAATGTCAACCATTCTACTACCGTCACCGTACCCGTACGATGTAAGTGTTCCGTACGCGAAGTGCAGAAGAAAGGAGTAGGAGAATTCCACTTGGAGCATATGCATCAAGAAGATCGTCACAAGTAGGGAAAACTGTATCAACTATAATATTGTGAGAAATAATAATCATGAAGCTTGCCGGGATGGTTCTTCAACTCTTCAAGCTGGTATGCTGGAATCAAACTACAAGAAGCTATTTGCTACAAGCTGCTCGATCCGGAAGGAAGCATCACACACGCTGCAATTGAAATTCACCCTTAACCAACAACAGTCTCCGTGCTTTAGAAGCCACGAGTCACGAAAGGTAATACGCAACACACGACATTGCGTCGCCAAATGTATTCAGAGTGCTATCCTTATAAGTGAGGAATTTTACCTCTGCAGTCGTAATCGTCGTTAGGTAAATATAACCAAAGATGGGATCGATAGTTGGACAATCTCCAGTAGTTGTTGAAGAGGAATTGATTCTTTGgataaaattaacaaaacgTTAAAATCGGAGGACATTTTGACTTGAAGGAAAGATTTCATTTTAGCTTAATATTGAGTAAAAATAGACACTTCtcctaattttattttttttaaattttgttttaaatcttTGCAATTATTTGACcataaaggaaaacaatatgTCCGACTAATTTTCACGTAAAACCTGATCGAATATAGAAGACAGGGTATGGTAATGTAAACTAATGACCCAATGACAGTTcctaatttttcaatttagaaGGGTTAGACCAAAGGCTCTGTAGGCATTCTACAACTGAAAAGTAAATTTTCCCTAATTGAATGGTACATTCCTTAGTATGATTGCAATTTTCAACTATCTCCTTTAAACATTCCACCGAGAGATTCAAAAGTTTTATTATATAATTCAAAACACACTatgtatcttcttcttccatggcactacaacctcgaaaggcctTGGCctcccatttctggctttctgtgaccacgtattttacccgtagctgggaTAGTCAATCTTGCGTTTGAGGAGGCACCCAGTACGTATTGCTTTAAATAATGCTTGCTCGTCATTTTTTAAGAGCTTCACTGAACTTCAGTGAAAATCATGCTTGCGATTTCGATAATAAGCAGCtgaaaaggataaaaaaaacgtgGAAAATGTTTGTATTGTATATAAATCTTGAATAGATAGGGCTGGCCCTGTGGTAGAGGAACAACCAGCgacggtcttcatacggcaggaccggggttcaaatcccttctggACCGTTGCCCTGTAGCGAGGACtaactattcaactacgtggtataattaagtctagtaagccagaaaatgAGGGCACGATCTTaagaggtcgtaaggccaagaagagagagatagatagaAAACTTGAcaaaaatgtttaataaaatatgTCTTTTGGTCATTACAGATGCAATCTCCAACCGTTCATATAGTATTTCCATAGATTTTTCTATTATGTATCAACGATTCAAGGTATGgttgaattatttaaaataataaaataaaaacatttaacttaaaaattatgttttaataataaaaaaatacttgtAAGGACTTGTTATAATAAAGTAAAATTTGATTTCCATTCGCTCATTTCTTGGCTAATATatactttttaaatattgaCAAACAACAAATCTTAAGTGTAAAGACATTTGACCTACGTTATTTTTGCTGGATTTTTGTGGTAAATTTAGCGGTAAGCATTCAGCACTAGCAAGGTACATTAGTTAACCGGTAATGAAATTGTCACCATTAGGGGTTTTAAGGTTTAAAACATGGGCCAGCGGAATTCCCGACTttgggagaaaacaaaactaataaTAAATACAACTACTTTCTACTGCTTACAATTATAATTAATCGGCTTCTTGCACCAACTCTATAAAACCACGCAATAACAGCATAATGAAGCCAGTCTTACCGATCGTGGTCCTGTGATACGGGCGCTCTGGGATCGTGTGGCTGGCTTCCTTCGCCGGTAGCCCGGCGTGCCGCTGTCCGGTGTGTCACCCTCCGACGGTGGGCTGATGATCGTCTCC
It contains:
- the LOC118511964 gene encoding ras-like protein 1 isoform X3, which gives rise to MHNSERRHQNVRIKLATPRKSNAFLDVPQINLQHLQIDDQDDDDNIRLRTFSSSKQGVVNRGDSFRRRRSRSNSLAPVSPVRVQDEVLTPPTGPTDSYCVFMIGAPGVGKGALLSQFRSSECINAYDTRESPGEQNISIILNGEESELKFVTDSMGNKDEMLKADAFLVVYSVVDKATFSRADQLLNMLHDMDVSRSRPTILVANKIDLARSRAVSSQDGKCLACTHKIKFIEVSVAINHNVDELLAGILSQIRLKREQSAVQGIREPSSAHWYKNRSVVRASMKARQMITWIFGKEDSKFKNCENLQVL
- the LOC118511964 gene encoding GTP-binding protein GEM isoform X1, with translation MTMADEISSSARPAYKKRSSSISAPACASLETIISPPSEGDTPDSGTPGYRRRKPATRSQSARITGPRSVRRKPQPPPPTLQDSRGHCTSEPRLNDSETPPPQKRRGSQRRPMHNSERRHQNVRIKLATPRKSNAFLDVPQINLQHLQIDDQDDDDNIRLRTFSSSKQGVVNRGDSFRRRRSRSNSLAPVSPVRVQDEVLTPPTGPTDSYCVFMIGAPGVGKGALLSQFRSSECINAYDTRESPGEQNISIILNGEESELKFVTDSMGNKDEMLKADAFLVVYSVVDKATFSRADQLLNMLHDMDVSRSRPTILVANKIDLARSRAVSSQDGKCLACTHKIKFIEVSVAINHNVDELLAGILSQIRLKREQSAVQGIREPSSAHWYKNRSVVRASMKARQMITWIFGKEDSKFKNCENLQVL
- the LOC118511964 gene encoding GTP-binding protein RAD isoform X2; the protein is MTMADEISSSARPAYKKRSSSISAPACASLETIISPPSEGDTPDSGTPGYRRRKPATRSQSARITGPRSVRRKPQPPPPTLQDSRGHCTSEPRLNDSETPPPQKRRGSQRRPMHNSATPRKSNAFLDVPQINLQHLQIDDQDDDDNIRLRTFSSSKQGVVNRGDSFRRRRSRSNSLAPVSPVRVQDEVLTPPTGPTDSYCVFMIGAPGVGKGALLSQFRSSECINAYDTRESPGEQNISIILNGEESELKFVTDSMGNKDEMLKADAFLVVYSVVDKATFSRADQLLNMLHDMDVSRSRPTILVANKIDLARSRAVSSQDGKCLACTHKIKFIEVSVAINHNVDELLAGILSQIRLKREQSAVQGIREPSSAHWYKNRSVVRASMKARQMITWIFGKEDSKFKNCENLQVL